The sequence CCCTCTTATCAGAAAGCAGGATATACAAAGGTAAGACAATATTATcaccttgaaaatatggaaagCAGAGATTTGGATGTTTTTGCTCGAGTCCTGCATGTgtagaaaaataaagttatcatttttatattgaatgagaaaagagaaacaaaactATAAATCTCCACCCAAGTCCAACTAAAGCAAGTACAATGCATGAGGAAGTCCTGAGATGCAATCTGAGACCACTCTTAATGCTccaaaaaattcatatagtcCCCTGAATCTTTTTCAGATAAGTACAGAACTGAGAATGAACTATGGAGTCACCTAGTGTTCCTTCATTGAGTACTGTCAACTACATACTTCTGCTGAAAAGAATCTGAGCATCCTAACCTTATGGATGTCTTTCTATATCAAATGGGAGATAATGCATAACTTAACACCATCCTACACGTGtaaccaatttttattttatttttgatgacaagggaaacccgcaaccccagctcctatgcaatagctcgcaaaccacataggaaaGGTAACGCGCACTAGGAAAACCTGGTGTGACGAGCTCGACCGaaaaggcaaaccccttgctttcgttGGCAAGGGATTTCGAatttgagacctccaacatggaagtccaaGCTCAAACCGCTGGCCCACCCCGAAGGGTTGTAACCCAATTTTGTGGTTCATAAACTAATACCACTTACATTTGAGAATGGACTTCTCAAAGGTTGTTGACACAATCAGGGATCATCACACCCCAACAGCTAGCTACAGAGGTGGGAGAGTCGAATGCTATATAAGCCCCACATCAGCTACTCATTAAACCAATGTGGGACTCAAGTCATATACCTACTAAAAGGATCATAACAAACCACCACGCTCCGTATCTATAGTCCTTGACGGTTGTGCGCTAGACCATTTCTAGCCCCAGGACAACGCTGCAATACCGGTGTTCCCATCCAAGGCACGACATGCACGCAAGGCGTTGggtagctctgataccattggTATGACCCACGGAGAACCGCACCCCAAAAGCTAGTTAAGGGACTTGAGTCCCACATTGGTTTAATGGGGAGCTAATGTGGGGCGTATGTAGCCTTGGGATCTCCCACCTCAATAGCTAGCTTTTATGGTATGGTTCTTTCTGGATTGTATCAGTTGCTATGGCCATGTGAAGAATTTGAGcagtcaattcaaaaccttaAAAGGCAAGGTGAAGGTATAGATCTTTACAAACCCCTTTAGTTGCCATTTTAGAGCGATGTGACACTATgtaattaggtcttaggcctaactcacacttCAAAAGCTAGTTCAAAAGAAGGAGGATTGTCTAAGCCTTATAAAGAGTCTACCCATCACATTAACCaccaatgtgggacttttgtcattctttaacaccccatctCACGCGCAGTGCTTAGCATTTGatgcgtgggcaattttgattttggaggccccaacatcgggtgagacaggccctgctctgataccatgttaaattaggtcttaggcctaactcacaccccaaaagctagctcaaacgGATGAGGATTgacaagccttataaggagtctacccatctcattaaccaccatgtgacttttgtcattttttaatataactCAACCGTTCCTACACTCACATACCAGTTATCCTCACCAATGAAACATTACTATGATATAGCAAACGAGAGACAACATGGAATACCTTTAGTAGATTCATCATAACTTTCAAATGGCCGACTTCTGCTATATAACGCTTCATAATAAGGGAGTTGGGAGGCTCCAGTAGAAATTCTGAGAGAAgctaaacttcatgaaacattTATCAGCAGCGGAAGAGCCATAAGAACAATCAAAAGAAAGGACTATTAACAAGGGAACTAACCTTCAGAGATTGCCTTCTCGTCACGTAATTAGGAGAAGTTAAGAGTTTTTCATATTGCTCGAAGAACTGGAAGTAAAAGTCAATAGGTATCAAGAACAAAACTAAAGTAAGACTGATCAGTGGATAAATAATGGTGATAATTAAGATGTGACAAACAGACTGATCAGTGGATAAATAATGGTGATAATTAAGATGTGACAAACCTCACTATAGTTATTAGTCAGGTATTGAGACACAGCAGATTCATGTTTGGTGAGTAAATCCTGCAGAATTTCAAGATATGTTAAAAGCAGCATTCACAGAGAACTGTGCATGGCAAGCACAATCTTGAACTTCGAAAAATATGACCTTAAAGGTAGAAAATGCATCAGAAGCAACATCAAAGTTTGGCAACTCCACGAACTTGAAGAACAATCCAAAGCTGGGAGACTCCAAGATGTATCTAAAATAAGGTACATAAAActcataagaaaaaaataatcagggaCGGGCTTGGGTGTAAAATACCAGACTCCAAGAGGTTGAGTAAATTTTGAGAATCTGGACCTAAAAGGTGAATCTGTTCCAAGAAATAAAGTAACAATGAAAGACCTTGGCTAAACAATGCCAAAAATGAAAGAAGTTTCAAAAATCTGAAGAATCTGATAGTGACAAAGAAGTTCCAAACACAATCAGGGTTAGGGAAGTGTGAATATCTTACTTTGCAAGGCTTGGCAATTTTATGCATTCCCTAAGCATACCTCCGCAATGCATAGCAATTTCCTTGTTGTCATAGCTGCTCGTGAAATCAGAATGTCTTAGTATCATGAACGTTAATACTATTCAGTGACAATATTTCACAACAAACTGTAGCTTatgtttattatataaattagaaGGTTATCAAAAGTTACCTAACAAATAGAAGTTAAAAGGTTACTGAGAGCAGAACAGGAGGAACAGAGATGCTAGAGAgagttctttttcaagaacagATCATAGGGTGTTCACGTGTAATAAGGAACTTCTGACAGTGGAAGAATGTTATCCAAATCTGACTTGCCTGGATTCTATACATACCAGTTGTTCAGGAATATTTTCAGTCCATATTTGGTCATTATAGTTTGAGATCTTAAGTATACTTCCCTTACCTTTCAATAGAACCCAACTCTTAAAGGATAAGGggttgataattcttttaatGAATCCTATTAGTCATCTTCTTTGAAGAACTTCTAGTACAATGgaatcttatttttgtttacaGGTGTTTAATCTGAATTGataattttcttgttcttcacaCAGACTCCCTAGTTTAGCTGCTAAGAAAGCTAAAGATGCCACCAGAAGAACACATCAAAGGGAGATTTCGTAAAACTAAGAAAACCGAAACAAAAGGAAGGAAGAAATGTTATTGCTAGAGGAAAAGAACCTCTAATATCAGATGTCATATCTATTGTCAAAACAGGATAGATATGGTAAGGCCTTGTTGTAAAGGATTCAGAATATAAGGGCCGGATGGCCAGCAGCTTAGTGTTGATATATCATATATGACAATTACaacttttaaatttcaaattctaaattgCCATAAAAATGAGATGTAACAAACTAATTGAAaggaaatgaacaaagaaatatttaatGGAATGACCTTTTTATCCCactgaaagaaaataaattattttctggTATGCTAATTCAGAAGTAGGAGCGTGAAAAAGCCAATTTTAAGAGAGAATTCTTCACTCTAAGAATATATATAACATGTGGAGCCAACAAAGCATTATACGTTTGAAATGACTTTCTCCATCTGCATATTGAAAGACAATTACTTCCCCTAATCctatataattacataattcaatcaGTCAGGAAGGACTAACATTACTATAGTAGTGCTAAGTTTTTACAGGTCTCCAGCACTTTCACCACCACATGCCAGCGGGTTACCAAAATGGAAACACATACTACGAAGTCATCTTTACAGCTAGAggtattgttttaaaaataatttcaatcatCTTCAAATCATGGTGTTTCTACCCTCTTCAGATGTGCATGAACAAAAAATTAGATTTGCTTACCAAACAACTAGGAAGTCCAGCAATTCCAAATGATTTTCCATGTATTGCACGCAACAATATGTGGAGTCAACTTTTTGCTTCAACATAATAGACCAACAATGGACCAAATTTTTTCTAGCCTAAgcaaaaaacataataattagtCATGGAATCTCAAACTAAATTCAGTGCATTAAGTCTGATGATAAGATTGAATATCTTTTCagataaaatagaaaaacataCTTCCCATCCCAATATAAGTAATTTGTGAATGAAGAGCGCAATAACATCTTCATTACAAACTTCAAGTGTCAGTTGTGCAACTTGATCTGGATTCGGCTCAACTTCTCCATCTCCAGCGAGCATAACTTTCATTGccacaatatttttttcaacttcttcCATAGCCTGTAAGAGAGGGATATTTGAAAAAACACAGTCATCCTTTGAAACAGATTCTAGTGGACAAAAGAACAAGCAAGCAAGGAAAGATAGTTACCCTGTTAAGCCTTATTCTTAGTTTCTGTAAAGATATGGCATATGGgtctaactcaaccccaaatgCTAGCTCATGAGTGGAGGTTTGTCCAAGTCCATACAAGGAACCAATTTCTCATCCCtctaccgatgtgggacttctTAACACTCCCCACATGCCCAGACCTCAAATGGAGAGAGTAAACACTTAAAAATGGGGCCTCAACATTGGTGAACAACATATTGGAATGAGTCTGGCTCAAATACCATGTAAAGATATGACACCTGGActtaactcaaccccaaaagcttAGCTCGTGAGGGGAGACTtgtccaagtccatataaggagtCGAAATTCCCACCCTCTACCCATTCGGACTTCTTATAGGTTCAAATGTTTAGGGACAGGAATGATTTTTTCAACTTAGACAACGctgattaaaaaaagaatataaaaagaaacaaacagATATGAAAGCATTGGTTAATGCATTCCTCTCTAGTCTTGACTCTGGGgataatttttttcactatCTTTTTTAGAGAACCGCCTAAAGATTAAACTAAAAAGAACTAACaaggtaaaattatttttcattatctcAGTTACTGTACTTGCTCTCTTAACCAACTTATTCATATAAGGTTGTCCAAATTTTTGcttttaattctattttatgatgaaagaTAGTAATGTTTATCGGTGCATTTAACTTTACTTAACACTGTCTAATAATCTACATTAAATCCTCCGGTTCCTCCACTCTCCATTAGTCCACATCACAGTTTGCAACTATCCAAATCATTCGTTTAACTAAGCTGAGCCTTGGTTAAACAAGTGGAAAGCATCTAATTAAgatttcataatagaaattctTATAATCCAACCATAACAGTTACCAAAAGCATTTCCTTCTTAGCACCCAAATCCATAACAAAATAGCAATTTCAGTTCAGTCCCAAAACCATCGATCAATTGTAATGCTCATTTCCTTCTGAAGCAATTAGAAATTTAAACCAGCATTAACTAGTTCTCCACTCAATTATTTCTACTTATTTCGCACCTTCGAATTATGATCACTAAACTACGTAACCACACGCCCACAAGGAGAAAAGTAGAACTCTCCATCCCGGTTATTCAGAAATGAATTAAAGATCAAACCATAGGCTCAtctccattttcttttttctttgtctCGATTCTTCAGCAGGTTGGTGGTGCTTATATACAGCTGATCAATCTTACTAATGCTCATTTCCTTCTAATTTGTTAGAAATTTAAAACACATATTAACTAGTTCTCCACTCAATCACTTCTACTTATTTCACACCTATGATCACTAAACTACATCACCACACTCACAAGAAGAATAGTAGAACTCCCAGTCCCTGCTATTTAGAAATGAATATAAGATTAACCCATAGGCTCTTTTTATTTGTCTTGATTCTTATACAGCTGATCCATGTTACTATTAATCAATTTGATAccctttttgtttgtttttttgacAAATTCAATAAAGCTTGTATCTTTTCCCCAAAAGAATAATAACCCACAAGAACAAGTTCCCTAAACAATATGTCAAATCAggtaaaacaagaaaaaaatacagTTGGTAGGTtttctttcatagaaaaaaaaacccAGAAAGCTCGGCTCCGCAAACaatatgaaaaatcataaaatagagGTAAAAAATCAAATGGGTCGAAGAAAAAAACCTTCTCGAGGGCTTTAACTTCAGCAACAGTTATGGAATCAAGGGCATTAAAACTATCTTTGACAGTTTTAGCGAGTTCTGATGGAGTTTTAGGCCTTGAAgccttgaagaaagagaaagacattGTCAACCAATTTCGATCAAACAACAATGCCCACTTTGGATTTGATCAAAAACCACaaccaaaaccaaaaccaaaaccctctctctctttctctttcactCTTGAAAGTAAAACTTCACAaattggttatgttgtttaaacaatgattaataataaaaagattttgTAATGTGGTGATTAATAATGAGGGTATGAAAAGaggaaatttcaaaaattatatatttttagtctAAAACACAATATGGTATTCTAATATTTATAATAGTATACAAAagcttttcatattttttttttataaacttgagatataataatcaatatatatatataaatgagaatCTTCAATCAGCCTATGTGGCATGCCTCAATggtgagaaaaatatatatttttatttttaaaaaaaggtctttttagattatttctttttacacaataatattatgtgtatatatatatatatatattgctattaataaattagttaatGAGCATTACACCTCCTAACTCctaacctttcatattcataaccttcaaaatatttaatataaaaattataactccTAAATATTACACCTATAAAAACCCACTTTGAGATATTCCATGATNNNNNNNNNNNNNNNNNNNNNNNNNNNNNNNNNNNNNNNNNNNNNNNNNNNNNNNNNNNNNNNNNNNNNNNNNNNNNNNNNNNNNNNNNNNNNNNNNNNNNNNNNNNNNNNNNNNNNNNNNNNNNNNNNNNNNNNNNNNNNNNNNNNNNNNNNNNNNNNNNNNNNNNNNNNNNNNNNNNNNNNNNNNNNNNNNNNNNNNNNNNNNNNNNNNNNNNNNNNNNNNNNNNNNNNNNNNNNNNNNNNNNNNNNNNNNNNNNNNNNNNNNNNNNNNNNNNNNNNNNNNNNNNNNNNNNNNNNNNNNNNNNNNNNNNNNNNNNNNNNNNNNNNNNNNNNNNNNNNNNNNNNNNNNNNNNNNNNNNNNNNNNNNNNNNNNNNNNNNNNNNNNNNNNNNNNNNNNNNNNNNNNNNNNNNNNNNNNNNNNNNNNNNNNNNNNNNNNNNNNNNNNNNNNNNNNNNNNNNNNNNNNNNNNNNNNNNNNNNNNNNNNNNNNNNNNNNNNNNNNNNNNNNNNNNNNNNNNNNNNNNNNNNNNNNNNNNNNNNNNNNNNNNNNNNNNNNNNNNNNNNNNNNNNNNNNNNNNNNNNNNNNNNNNNNNNNNNNNNNNNNNNNNNNNNNNNNNNNNNNNNNNNNNNNNNNNNNNNNNNNNNNNNNNNNNNNNNNNNNNNNNNNNNNNNNNNNNNNNNNNNNNNNNNNNNNNNNNNNNNNNNNNNNNNNNNNNNNNNNNNNNNNNNNNNNNNNNNNNNNNNNNNNNNNNNNNNNNNNNNNNNNNNNNNNNNNNNNNNNNNNNNNNNNNNNNNNNNNNNNNNNNNNNNNNNNNNNNNNNNNNNNNNNNNNNNNNNNNNNNNNNNNNNNNNNNNNNNNNNNNNNNNNNNNNNNNNNNNNNNNNNNNNNNNNNNNNNNNNNNNNNNNNNNNNNNNNNNNNNNNNNNNNNNNNNNNNNNNNNNNNNNNNNNNNNNNNNNNNNNNNNNNNNNNNNNNNNNNNNNNNNNNNNNNNNNNNNNNNNNNNNNNNNNNNNNNNNNNNNNNNNNNNNNNNNNNNNNNNNNNNNNNNNNNNNNNNNNNNNNNNNNNNNNNNNNNNNNNNNNNNNNNNNNNNNNNNNNNNNNNNNNNNNNNNNNNNNNNNNNNNNNNNNNNNNNNNNNNNNNNNNNNNNNNNNNNNNNNNNNNNNNNNNNNNNNNNNNNNNNNNNNNNNNNNNNNNNNNNNNNNNNNNNNNNNNNNNNNNNNNNNNNNNNNNNNNNNNNNNNNNNNNNNNNNNNNNNNNNNNNNNNNNNNNNNNNNNNNNNNNNNNNNNNNNNNNNNNNNNNNNNNNNNNNNNNNNNNNNNNNNNNNNNNNNNNNNNNNNNNNNNNNNNNNNNNNNNNNNNNNNNNNNNNNNNNNNNNNNNNNNNNNNNNNNNNNNNNNNNNNNNNNNNNNNNNNNNNNNNNNNNNNNNNNNNNNNNNNNNNNNNNNNNNNNNNNNNNNNNNNNNNNNNNNNNNNNNNNNNNNNNNNNNNNNNNNNNNNNNNNNNNNNNttaaaagactaaaaatctcactttaaatttttaacaaaacatcaaagttaaccatatttaattttgagaactCATTCAAATGGATAATGAAgtcataaattcttaattatatattataactaacataaaataataggtactattcaaccaaaaaaatatagatatttgaccatacatgtatttattttttgataaaattaattcatgtattaatgaaatgataaaatttattaactaatatatttgaatttaaaaattaaataaaaatgaaaacttttagaCACCGCACATAGCGCGGCTAAGtttactagtatatatatatataaggaccATAGACAaggtgatgtggcacctctctatggcctccatttgcatttagtttttttctctttttttttttttgcttttttctaaaagataaattaattattatatcataagaaggattactaaaatttattacaaataaatattttattaatggaggatcatttataacaaaaactcttcatcattttatttatttatctcacttattataataaaaggagaaatataatttatttatttttgacttttttaaatttaaattaattattttattataaaaatatattactttatttatacaaataaatattttattaatgtagaaacatttattaaaaactctctatatttttttttctatttgtttctctcacttctaatcatgaaataataataattttttttacattttaagtatttttatttttattttttaatttattcactaGGAGTTACTAATCATGACTTGcccttctttaatttttacttttaataatattcataactctcataatttttatgTCCATAACCtccaaattaaatttgtaagtTTATGATGTCTTATGGTATTCCTTTATTTTgcctataaattcatattagtttaATGAAGATTCACATTCACAATTATCCTTTCTCTTTTCATCATACAGGTTTGGTTTGTAACGAAAAAGAAGTACATGAAGGtaagaaatatttcattgcaaatttttattttttattttctctatttttgtctatataaattagtatttggtttgtgaatgaaactaacatgtaacaaaaaaaaaatacatgaagttaataaatatatcattctcaagtccttattttttcatttcctttattttgtttatataaattcatatttattttcatgaagattcacatACAAAGTTATAATTTCTCTTAATCATacttttttgtaaattaactaacatataaccaaaaaaaataatatatgaagataaattatatttcattctcaagtctttctttttattattacgTACTTAGACatgttttcttaattattttttttatgtttgtattataatttatcaagtatgattaaaaaaaatctctgTAATTCTTAACAATGTGTTGTCCATATGCAATTGCTCTTTCTAATAGTTAGTTTTTCAGATTTAATAtagtttgattataatatttgttagatttcaagaaataattattatttagtattgttagtactattgaaaagataatatacaaatatattaaatatagtttATATTTCGTTCTTTCTTTTGACATAATCATTTTTAATTGGTATAAGATTCTTTTTAATTCAGTTGGTTGTATATAATGAAGAGTTTGACATATGGATCAAAACATGATGGCGGATCTCTTTGCAAAGGAAGATggtagaaggaaaaaaaatgaagcataaTTCTATTGTCAATTTAGTTACTTTTTGCTagagttttttaaattttgatttatatgaataatttagctaaatgtattatattgtcAATGCTAATTATTTGATCCTTTAGTATTCtactttctttttgttatgaaaaaaattaatataattatttcattttaacaacaacaaaaaaatttatgattattagtttcatttttattataattataaaaattaattaaaaaataaactattattttcatgatgtcattttttgtgtatataacAATCTGTCACCGTTCTTTTTGCTTcgaaatgtatttataattttatgtagtcaccaattattatattttctctgttcattttttgaattttcacccctacttttatttatttattttacaaataaaatcaatgcataattagtaatacatttattagctaataaaattatatatttgaattatttataactcaTGTCTCTTCATCTTACTTGTAACGtttgatattaaatataattcataacttttatatgtttattttttcgaaagtcttataaatatttaattaatgtttaaaaaattataataagtaAATGTAATCAACTTTATTCTGACGACATCAGAGTTTGAATAGAACATTAGTACTGCTACAAATAGAACATTAGTACTCCtacaaaagatatagaaaattaaaacatataaaatattttcaacctaatacaatatatttttatttcaaaatattatctcttattccATTTACTTCATCACGGTGAATATTTTGTTCTNNNNNNNNNNNNNNNNNNNNNNNNNNNNNNNNNNNNNNNNNNNNNNNNNNNNNNNNNNNNNNNNNNNNNNNNNNNNNNNNNNNNNNNNNNNNNNNNNNNNNNNNNNNNNNNNNNNNNNNNNNNNNNNNNNNNNNNNNNNNNNNNNNNNNNNNNNNNNNNNNNNNNNNNNNNNNNNNNNNNNNNNNNNNNNNNNNNNNNNNNNNNNNNNNNNNNNNNNNNNNNNNNNNNNNNNNNNNNNNNNNNNNNNNNNNNNNNNNNNNNNNNNNNNNNNNNNNNNNNNNNNNNNNNNNNNNNNNNNNNNNNNNNNNNNNNNNNNNNNNNNNNNNNNNNNNNNNNNNNNNNNNNNNNNNNNNNNNNNNNNNNNNNNNNNNNNNNNNNNNNNNNNNNNNNNNNNNNNNNNNNNNNNNNNN comes from Solanum pennellii chromosome 1, SPENNV200 and encodes:
- the LOC107008767 gene encoding calcium-binding protein 39, with the translated sequence MSFSFFKASRPKTPSELAKTVKDSFNALDSITVAEVKALEKAMEEVEKNIVAMKVMLAGDGEVEPNPDQVAQLTLEVCNEDVIALFIHKLLILGWEARKNLVHCWSIMLKQKVDSTYCCVQYMENHLELLDFLVVCYDNKEIAMHCGGMLRECIKLPSLAKYILESPSFGLFFKFVELPNFDVASDAFSTFKDLLTKHESAVSQYLTNNYSEFFEQYEKLLTSPNYVTRRQSLKLLSEFLLEPPNSLIMKRYIAEVGHLKVMMNLLKDSSKNIQISAFHIFKVFVANPNKPREIKLILAKNHEGLLALLNNLGKGGEDDQFEEEKELIMKEIQKVSRLES